From Vairimorpha necatrix chromosome 9, complete sequence, one genomic window encodes:
- a CDS encoding magnesium transport protein: protein MNNQIKTNKNSKNLDIIHEIITIYRKMKRGKNNQNLYRMQLNVDHYKPDFPDLDIEGSLQEGIIGSSCKIIDFCKYRYLDNMKYMFYSKETTLIESEDIFANMEILNNKYYWLNIFNPSEKDLEILGNYLGVHDVTLIDIREKNTEEKIEHFKNYLFISLKLLSTCNLDTEDIDFNILIFKDFIITTHDKQWSGIRDILNFLSTISTHTTLYPDWVFYSIIIEFLQDVKYVLENVRPESTAKKACSKSINYETGDNLKKNFEMVYQLYNFRQFIRPKIIILEKIRKIKSKTHHTVLHLLNDCYKDFKRQQKLAMEYNEILERSQDLFLALVDMEQSREANEMNKTMNRFTEIAFVFLPCQTIAGLWGMNVKVPWQNEETVFYFWFLCAVGPLFSLIVYYFYRFMKKKEISN, encoded by the coding sequence atgaacaatcaaataaaaactaataaGAATTCTAAGAATTTAGATATTATCCATGAAATCATTacaatttatagaaaaatgaaaagaggaaaaaacaatcaaaatttatatagaaTGCAATTAAATGTTGATCATTATAAACCAGATTTCCCCGATTTAGATATAGAAGGCAGTTTACAAGAAGGTATTATTGGTTCAAGttgtaaaataatagatttttgtaaatatagATATCTTGAtaatatgaaatatatgttttattcTAAAGAGACTACCTTGATAGAATCAGAAGATATTTTTGCTAATATGgagatattaaataataaatattactGGTTAAACATATTCAATCCAAGTGAAAaagatttagaaatattggGGAATTATCTTGGAGTACATGACGTCACTCTGATAGATATTAGAGAAAAGAATACGGAAGAAAAGATtgaacattttaaaaattatctttttataagtCTTAAGCTTTTAAGTACTTGTAATCTTGATACAGAAGATAtagattttaatattttaatttttaaagattttattattacgACACATGATAAACAATGGAGTGGTATAAGAGATATACTGAATTTTCTTAGTACTATTTCTACACATACTACTTTATACCCAGATTGggttttttattcaattatTATTGAGTTTTTACAAGAtgttaaatatgttttagaAAATGTTAGACCAGAAAGCACAGCCAAAAAAGCCTGTTCTAAATCTATAAATTATGAGACAGGAGACAATCTTAAGAAGAATTTCGAGATGGTTTACCAGTTATACAATTTCCGACAATTTATTAGACCTAAGATTATTATCTTAGAAAAGATAAGGAAAATCAAGTCTAAGACTCATCATACAgttttacatttattaaatgaTTGTTATAAAGATTTCAAGAGACAGCAGAAGTTAGCTATGGaatataatgaaatattagaaagatcacaagatttatttttagcttTAGTTGATATGGAACAAAGTAGAGAAGCCAATGAAATGAATAAAACTATGAATAGGTTTACAGAGATAgcttttgtatttttaccATGTCAGACTATAGCAGGACTTTGGGGAATGAATGTTAAAGTACCATGGCAGAATGAAGAGACagtgttttatttttggtttttATGTGCAGTAGGACCATTGTTTAgtttaattgtttattatttctacaGATTtatgaagaaaaaagagatttcaaattaa
- a CDS encoding ribonuclease P protein component 4 (RNP4) — translation MVKFKSASTISKLNHMFKMALLLHNTDLHCNIIKRILLISKKFLIKIPISIKRSICYKCHRVIINNRKTKIIKIKKEYWFISECQCGDIKKYKIKKEELNSECQCGNIKKYKINNKKEELNNKINKLKL, via the coding sequence ATGgtcaaatttaaatctgCTTCAAcaatatcaaaattaaatcacATGTTTAAAATGGCTTTACTCTTACACAATACTGATCTACATTGCAATATCATCAAGAGGATATTactaatatcaaaaaagtttcttataaaaatccCTATAAGTATTAAGAGATCTATATGTTATAAATGTCATAGAGTCATAATAAACAATAGAAAGACgaagataataaaaataaaaaaggagTACTGGTTTATTAGTGAGTGTCAGTGTGGAGATATAAAGaagtataaaattaaaaaagaagaattgAATAGTGAATGTCAGTGtggaaatataaagaagtataaaattaataacaaaaaagaagaattgaataataaaataaataaactaaaattataa